In the genome of Streptomyces collinus, one region contains:
- a CDS encoding NCS2 family permease has protein sequence MSSSAPAKVPAPEKPGAGRTYGALDRFFRISERGSTLSREVRGGLATFFAMAYIIVLNPIILGSAKDMYGHQLDNGQLVTATALTAALTTLLMGVIGNVPIALAAGLGVNSVVALQLAPRMSWPDAMGMVVLAGFVVMLLVATGLRERVMNAVPYGLRKAISIGIGLFIMLIGLVDAGFVSRIPDAAQTTVPLQLGGDGHLNGWPVLVFVLGVLLTLALIVRKVSGAILISIVAMTVLAVVINAVAKVPSWGLTTPKWPGNPVASPDFGLIGQVSLFGGFGKVGMLTGVLFVFTVLLSCFFDAMGTIMGVSDEAKLTDGEGQMPGINKVLFVDGLAVAAGGASSSSATTAFVESTAGVGEGARTGLANVVTGGLFAVALFLTPVATMVPSQAATPALVAVGFLILAGSVKEIDWADYTIAVPAFVTMLMMPFTYSITNGIGMGFVTFVVLRLAAGRGREVPPAMYAVAAVFAFYYLMPALGLT, from the coding sequence ATGTCCTCCTCGGCTCCTGCCAAGGTCCCCGCCCCTGAAAAGCCGGGAGCCGGGCGCACGTACGGCGCACTCGACCGCTTCTTCCGGATCTCCGAACGGGGCAGCACCCTGTCCCGCGAGGTCCGGGGCGGTCTGGCCACCTTCTTCGCGATGGCCTACATCATCGTGCTGAACCCGATCATCCTCGGCAGCGCCAAGGACATGTACGGCCACCAGCTCGACAACGGGCAGCTGGTCACCGCGACGGCCCTCACCGCCGCGCTCACCACCCTCCTCATGGGCGTCATCGGCAACGTCCCGATCGCCCTGGCCGCCGGCCTCGGCGTGAACTCCGTCGTCGCCCTCCAGCTCGCCCCGCGGATGTCCTGGCCGGACGCGATGGGCATGGTGGTCCTCGCCGGGTTCGTGGTCATGCTGCTGGTGGCGACGGGGCTGCGCGAGCGGGTCATGAACGCCGTGCCCTACGGGCTGCGCAAGGCCATCTCCATCGGTATCGGCCTGTTCATCATGCTGATCGGGCTGGTCGACGCTGGTTTCGTCTCCCGGATCCCGGACGCCGCCCAGACCACCGTCCCGCTCCAGCTCGGCGGCGACGGTCACCTGAACGGCTGGCCGGTCCTCGTCTTCGTGCTCGGCGTGCTGCTGACCCTGGCGCTCATCGTGCGCAAGGTCTCCGGCGCGATCCTGATCTCGATCGTCGCCATGACGGTCCTCGCGGTCGTCATCAACGCGGTGGCGAAGGTTCCGAGCTGGGGCCTGACCACGCCGAAGTGGCCCGGCAACCCGGTCGCCAGCCCCGACTTCGGGCTGATCGGGCAGGTCAGCCTGTTCGGCGGCTTCGGCAAGGTCGGCATGCTCACCGGCGTGCTCTTCGTCTTCACCGTGCTGCTGTCGTGCTTCTTCGACGCGATGGGCACGATCATGGGCGTCTCCGACGAGGCGAAGCTGACCGACGGCGAGGGGCAGATGCCCGGCATCAACAAGGTGCTGTTCGTCGACGGCCTCGCGGTCGCCGCCGGCGGTGCCAGCTCCTCCTCCGCGACGACCGCCTTCGTCGAGTCCACGGCCGGTGTCGGCGAGGGCGCCCGGACCGGTCTGGCGAACGTCGTCACCGGCGGCCTCTTCGCCGTCGCCCTCTTCCTGACGCCGGTCGCCACGATGGTCCCCTCCCAGGCGGCCACGCCCGCGCTGGTCGCGGTCGGCTTCCTGATCCTGGCCGGGTCGGTCAAGGAGATCGACTGGGCGGACTACACGATCGCCGTTCCGGCCTTCGTGACGATGCTGATGATGCCGTTCACCTACTCGATCACCAACGGCATCGGCATGGGCTTCGTCACCTTCGTGGTGCTGCGGCTGGCGGCCGGGCGGGGCCGGGAGGTGCCGCCGGCGATGTACGCGGTGGCGGCGGTGTTCGCGTTCTACTACCTGATGCCGGCGCTGGGTCTGACCTGA
- a CDS encoding MFS transporter, which translates to MSSGTGAASAPAPDPHDSPPALDAPASARPARKSSMFSSLKVRNYRLFFMGQVVSNIGTWMQRIAQDWLVLSLTGSSAAVGITTALQFLPMLLFGLYGGVLVDRLRKRPTLLVTQTSMALTAIALAVLTLTGQVQVWHVYVAAFAVGLATVVDNPARQSFVSELVGPGQLQNAVSLNSANFQSARLVGPAVAGLLITGVGTGYAFLFNGLSFIAPLTGLLLMRARELHVVERAPRGKGQLREGVRYVTGRPELIWPIVLVGFVGTFAFNFPVYLSAFADDVFHAGAGAYSMFNTLMAVGSVAGALLAARRGTARLRLLIMAAMAFGALEILAATTPTLWMFALLMVPLGLFGMTVNVTTNTSIQMSTDPAMRGRVMALYMMVFLGGSPVGAPIVGWITDTYGARIGLAAGGAVAVLAAAVIGLILARVGNLRLSVGWHGGHPRVRFVPREREQLAPAA; encoded by the coding sequence TTGAGTTCGGGAACCGGAGCAGCTTCCGCCCCCGCACCTGATCCCCACGACTCCCCGCCCGCCCTCGACGCACCCGCCTCCGCCCGGCCCGCCCGCAAGTCCTCGATGTTCTCCTCCCTGAAGGTGCGGAACTACCGCCTGTTCTTCATGGGTCAGGTCGTCTCGAACATCGGCACGTGGATGCAGCGCATCGCCCAGGACTGGTTGGTGCTCAGCCTCACAGGCTCCTCCGCCGCCGTCGGCATAACGACCGCGCTGCAGTTCCTGCCGATGCTGCTCTTCGGCCTCTACGGCGGTGTCCTCGTCGACCGGCTGCGCAAGCGGCCAACGCTCCTCGTGACGCAGACCTCGATGGCGCTCACCGCGATCGCCCTGGCCGTCCTCACCCTCACCGGTCAGGTCCAGGTGTGGCACGTGTACGTCGCCGCGTTCGCCGTCGGACTCGCCACCGTCGTGGACAACCCGGCCCGGCAGTCCTTCGTCTCCGAGCTGGTCGGCCCGGGGCAGCTGCAGAACGCCGTCAGCCTGAACTCGGCGAACTTCCAGTCCGCCCGGCTCGTCGGCCCCGCCGTCGCCGGTCTCCTCATCACCGGCGTCGGCACCGGCTACGCCTTCCTCTTCAACGGCCTGTCCTTCATCGCGCCGCTCACCGGACTGCTGCTGATGCGCGCCCGCGAGCTGCACGTCGTGGAGCGAGCCCCGCGCGGCAAGGGACAGCTGCGCGAAGGCGTGCGCTACGTCACCGGCCGCCCGGAGCTGATCTGGCCGATCGTCCTCGTCGGATTCGTCGGCACCTTCGCCTTCAACTTCCCCGTCTACCTGTCGGCCTTCGCGGACGACGTGTTCCACGCCGGGGCGGGCGCCTACAGCATGTTCAACACGCTGATGGCGGTCGGCTCGGTCGCGGGCGCGCTGCTCGCGGCGCGGCGGGGAACGGCCCGGCTGCGGCTGCTGATCATGGCGGCCATGGCCTTCGGCGCGCTGGAGATCCTGGCGGCGACGACCCCCACGCTGTGGATGTTCGCCCTGCTCATGGTCCCGCTGGGCCTGTTCGGCATGACCGTCAACGTCACGACGAACACCAGCATCCAGATGTCCACGGACCCGGCCATGCGCGGCCGTGTCATGGCCCTCTACATGATGGTCTTCCTCGGCGGCTCGCCGGTCGGCGCCCCGATCGTCGGCTGGATCACCGATACGTACGGCGCACGGATCGGCCTCGCGGCCGGCGGCGCGGTGGCGGTGCTCGCCGCGGCGGTGATCGGCCTGATCCTGGCCCGCGTCGGCAACCTGCGCCTGTCGGTGGGCTGGCACGGCGGGCATCCCCGGGTGCGGTTCGTGCCCCGGGAGCGGGAGCAGCTGGCCCCGGCGGCGTAG
- a CDS encoding BrnA antitoxin family protein, giving the protein MGTSVLSLRIDQHLLERLRHHAAKSGMSVQDYVVRTLIRNDFDQRFQAAVEETERFYGSPDSADEDPDQVRPSAGIR; this is encoded by the coding sequence ATGGGGACCAGCGTGCTCAGCCTGCGAATAGACCAGCACCTGCTCGAACGGCTCCGGCACCATGCCGCGAAAAGCGGAATGAGCGTCCAGGACTATGTCGTCCGGACGCTCATTCGCAATGACTTCGACCAGCGGTTCCAGGCCGCCGTCGAGGAGACGGAGAGGTTCTACGGGTCACCCGACTCCGCCGACGAGGATCCGGATCAGGTCAGACCCAGCGCCGGCATCAGGTAG
- a CDS encoding MarR family winged helix-turn-helix transcriptional regulator, which translates to MPDLSHGDDVAAVNSLRSAVMRLSRRLKHQRVDESLSPTEMSVLGTLSLCGRATPGELARKEHVQPPSMTRIVALLEAKGLVRLEPHPEDRRQKVVTRTEQAEAMLEESRAKRNAFLATLVENLDEDEWAKLRAAAPVLEKLAHL; encoded by the coding sequence ATGCCGGACCTCAGCCATGGCGACGATGTAGCCGCCGTGAACTCCCTCCGATCCGCAGTGATGCGGCTGTCCCGTCGGCTCAAGCACCAGCGGGTCGACGAATCGCTCAGCCCCACCGAGATGTCGGTGCTGGGCACCCTGTCCCTGTGCGGCAGGGCCACGCCGGGCGAGCTCGCCCGCAAGGAGCACGTCCAGCCGCCGTCGATGACCCGCATCGTGGCGCTGCTGGAGGCCAAGGGCCTGGTCCGGCTGGAGCCGCACCCCGAGGACCGGCGCCAGAAGGTCGTCACGCGCACCGAGCAGGCCGAGGCCATGCTCGAGGAGAGCCGCGCCAAGCGGAACGCGTTCCTGGCGACGCTGGTGGAGAACCTCGACGAGGACGAGTGGGCGAAACTGCGCGCCGCCGCCCCCGTGCTGGAGAAGCTCGCGCATCTGTAA